A segment of the Mangrovimonas sp. YM274 genome:
CTTCTTGGGCAGTAATTTCACTCCCTTCAATAGTGATTTGAGTTCCTAGTTCTTCTTGCGGTTGACGGGTTTTAAGCTCTACATGGGCAATGGCTGCTATACTTGCCAAAGCCTCTCCTCTGAAACCTTTGGTATGCAAACTGAATAAATCTTCAGCTGCCCTAATTTTGGAGGTCGCATGCCGCTCAAAACTCAAGCGAGCATCGGTTGGGCTCATGCCCTTTCCGTTGTCAATAACCTGAATAAGCGTTTTTCCCGCTTCTTTTATAATGAGTTTAACCTGAGTTGCGTTGGCATCAATAGCATTTTCCAAAAGTTCTTTTACCACAGAAGCAGGTCTTTGCACCACTTCTCCGGCAGCTATTTGATTGGCAACATGATCAGGTAAGAGTTGTATAATGTCTGCCATTGGGGTTTTAAAAGAATATAGACAAATCGAAATCGATGATAAACAGGAATATCAAAATCAAGATTCCCACAATAATCAAGACGCGCTTATTGGCGCCCATAGTATCCGGAGTGTTCTTATAATCATCCCAAGCATTATTGACTTTTGTTTTCAGACCTCTATTGTTGCCTACGGTCTGCCTGTAGTCATCAAACTTATGCTTCAGTTCATAAGGACTTCCTTCACCTTTATAATATCGTGGTGTATACTCGAATTTCTTGTTCTTTTTTAAACTAAATATTCCCATAGTGTATCTGTTATTCGTAACGACTTAAAATGTATAGTAGTACTAGAACAGCAATCAAAAATAAGACCAAAAAAGGAAGTGATGTGAAAAAAGACTTTTTTCGGCGGTTGGCATCCCTTACTTCCTTCCATTGCGACTCCATAGTGTCTTTGGCTTCCTTCTCCTCCTTTTTTAAATGTTTAGGAGTATAGCTGTACCGCTTGTTTTGTCGTTGGCCAAATAAATTCACTATAAAATTTCGTCACTATTACACTTCAAATGTACTTAAAATACAAGGAAATATCATGCTTGGCATGCTAAAAAATGTTAACACGCCCTGCTCTTAAAAAATAACTTTGGAATTGGATTGGTACTAAGCGTTTTGGCGCAACACAGCCATTTTTATGGCTGCCACAGCGGCTTCCACCCCTTTGTTACCATGCTTGCCTCCAGAACGGTCTATAGCCTGTTGCATGGTATTGTCTGTCAATACGCAAAAAATCACTGGTGTGTCGTGCTGTACGTTCAAATCCTTGATACCCTGGGAAACGGCTTCGCACACAAAATCAAAATGCTTGGTTTCTCCTTGAATCACACTACCAATAGCGATCACGGCATCTACTTTTTGTTCCTGCATTTTTTTGCTTCCGTAAATAAGCTCGTAGCTTCCCGGCACATGCCATTGCAGAATATTTTCGGGAAGCGTCCCGTGTTCTACCAAAGTGTCATAAGCCCCTTGAGCCAGTCCTTCGGTGATGTTATCGTTCCATTCAGAAACAACAATCCCAAACCGAAAATCTTTCGCGTTTGGGATTGTGTTTTTATCGTATTGAGATAAATTTGTCGTTGCCATATTATAGAGCTGCTTCCGCTCTACCTATGAAAACATCAATGTTTTTTGCTTCTGCAGAGTCTGGAAATTCATTTTTGATACGCTTAAAGTACGTTAAAGCTTTATTGGAATCACCCAATTTATTGGCCAAATTAGCCGCTTTAAACAAATACAAAGGCGCAGTAAATTCATTGT
Coding sequences within it:
- a CDS encoding riboflavin synthase subunit beta gives rise to the protein MGIFSLKKNKKFEYTPRYYKGEGSPYELKHKFDDYRQTVGNNRGLKTKVNNAWDDYKNTPDTMGANKRVLIIVGILILIFLFIIDFDLSIFF
- the ribH gene encoding 6,7-dimethyl-8-ribityllumazine synthase, whose product is MATTNLSQYDKNTIPNAKDFRFGIVVSEWNDNITEGLAQGAYDTLVEHGTLPENILQWHVPGSYELIYGSKKMQEQKVDAVIAIGSVIQGETKHFDFVCEAVSQGIKDLNVQHDTPVIFCVLTDNTMQQAIDRSGGKHGNKGVEAAVAAIKMAVLRQNA